Below is a window of Agrobacterium vitis DNA.
CAGAAATTCCGCCCGGTTGCGCAGATCGAGATCGCGCCAGACAGCCGCCAGACCGATCCCATCGCGCCCGCCGCCGCAGGTGCGGCAATTGAAGACATTCTTGGTGCGGTTGACGGAAAACCGATCCGTGCCATCATGGCAGCGCGGGCACGGCCCCTGATATTCGGTGCGGCCTTTGGTTTCACTGATCCCGAGCCGGTCAGCGGCCTCCGAGACGGTGACATCGCGGGCGCGGGTGACGAAATCGTCGATGATGGGGCTGGTCATTCGGCAGCCTCACGCCACACCATCAGCTCCGGGCAATTTGCGGCAACGATGGCAGCATAGGGCGGTGGCGAAACGCTGTTGCCGACGCATGAGACCTGCACGCTCTTCGGGAAGCTGACCCAGACGGGATCACCACCCGATTCGGGAACGGACCATCCGCCATCAATGACGTAATCGGGAGGGAAACCCTGCGCATTGTAAAGCTCGCGCGGGGTCAGCATTCGAATGCCGATATCGACGACGACATAGGTCTGTTCGCCGATATCAAGCGTTACGAATTCGCGATCATCCCAAAAGCTGTAGGACCGCAGAAAGGCCGCAACCTGCCGCGCCCGGTCTTCCTGATCGGCCGTGAACGGCGGCACAGAAATACCAGCCTCAACATGGCCGAAGCGATCTTTGACCGTTACGGTGCGCATTGGGTCATCATGGCGGGCGCCATCACCCATTCCGTAATATGACTGGAGATAAGGCGTCACCAGTTGCGATTTCCCACCGCCATCCGCCATAACCGTCGCCGCAGGCTCATCAATGCCGTGGCCAGTCGATGTTCCGAACTGCCGGGCGATGAAGGCCGAAACCGCGCCCTGCTGCGCACCGGTCTGCGTCACTGTTGAAAGAGGCTCTTCCGCCGCCCTGCCCGGGTTGACGCCACCCACGCGGCGGCTGTCGTTATTGTGCTGGGCGATAAATGCCGCAGCAACACAGGCATCGGCCTTGGTGGTTATGGTCGCCATCGGCTCATCACCGCTACGCGGGCGGCTTTGACCGGCCCGGCCACCGCAACCGACCAGCGACGGAATGATGACGGCATTCTGATCTTTCGCACTGGCACAGATTGTGTGGTGCGGTGCGTCGATAGGCCGGACAGCGCCGCCCTGTTGTGCGTGGGTCAGGACAGGGGCAACAACGGAAAGGCCAGCGCCACCGGCGGTTATCGTATGGGTCGGTTCATCTGCCCCGTTGAAAGGCTTGCCTGAGTTGCGCATGGTCATGACATGCGGCGCGATCAGCGAATGCCGATTTTCAGTGGGGATTGTCGCAATCGGCTGAGAAAGATCGGCGACACGCTCCGACCTGCCATCCGTGTGGCTGTAGTATGAGGCGAGATGCGGGGCGACAATTGCGTGGGAAATCCCGCCGCTGGTGACGGTTCCCATTGGATCATCCAGCGGATATTCCCGCCTTCCACCGCTATA
It encodes the following:
- a CDS encoding DNA cytosine methyltransferase, which gives rise to MSFLPDDFRASTSAPALTAGRPMIVDSFAGGGGASTGIEMALGRSPDIAINHNPAALALHAANHPETLHLSENVYRVDPLDHMRGKHIGLMHFSPDCKHFSKAKGGKPVERNIRDLAWIIPGWIERIQKSGGKVDVVTMENVEEWKDWGPLLQTEKGLMPDPERRGETFAAWSKAIKRLGGKMEFREIRACDFGAPTIRKRLFLVIRFDGKPIVWPEPTHGAPGDPDVLSGTKLPWRTAAECIDWSLPCPSIFETAEQIFAKHRLRAVRPLADATMARVARGMKRYVLDAERPFLVNLTHGARLEDVDEPFKTITGANRGEKAVVAPHLVSVAHGYSGGRREYPLDDPMGTVTSGGISHAIVAPHLASYYSHTDGRSERVADLSQPIATIPTENRHSLIAPHVMTMRNSGKPFNGADEPTHTITAGGAGLSVVAPVLTHAQQGGAVRPIDAPHHTICASAKDQNAVIIPSLVGCGGRAGQSRPRSGDEPMATITTKADACVAAAFIAQHNNDSRRVGGVNPGRAAEEPLSTVTQTGAQQGAVSAFIARQFGTSTGHGIDEPAATVMADGGGKSQLVTPYLQSYYGMGDGARHDDPMRTVTVKDRFGHVEAGISVPPFTADQEDRARQVAAFLRSYSFWDDREFVTLDIGEQTYVVVDIGIRMLTPRELYNAQGFPPDYVIDGGWSVPESGGDPVWVSFPKSVQVSCVGNSVSPPPYAAIVAANCPELMVWREAAE